TTACCCCAGGGGTTGCTAGAAAGGAGATCCTGTCCCAAATTATGTGCAGCAATGACATATTATTTCATaagcaaaaaaattttattgtttaaaaaggtaaatacGGATTAGATGACTGCAAGGTAAAGCCCCAGCCCCCTACCAGGCCACCCAATACCAGTGTCCATTTCTGTGTCCTCTCACGCTTCCTCCTGCAGGTCCCCAAGATGCTCTCATGAGCCACGtggctgcctcctgggctgtgCTGGGGGAGCCATGGGGTCCCACCTGTCCCTGCATGCTTGGGCCCCTGTCCCGGACACGGGCACGCGAGGTTTGCTGGATGAACAGGTAGAAGGCCTCGCCCCATGTGTCATGGAAGTGAAGGGGTCCAAGGAGACCAGCGGATGACAGGGGTGTCGTTTCACTGCCTCTCCTCCCACCCGCCCCCCGGGGACACCTCCACTCCCCGCCTCCCTCCATCCCAGCCAGGGCACAGGGTCCGTCACCCCATCCCCAGGGCCCTCAGCACGAACGCCCACTTCCCCAGCGCCAGCTCGGTGTCCTGCGCAGAGACGTCGCGGTGCCACACGGCTCGCACTGACCGCTCCGTCCAGGGAAGCAGCAGTACGCGCACCGCGCGGCCAGTCTGGGCCACCTCGTCAGCGCTCACGGTCTGCAGGCGCTGGCACAGCTCCTTGGGCGGCAGCCCATCCACCCTCACCATCACCATGTTCGTCTCCACGGTGGTGAGATCCACGGAGCAGACAGGGGATGCCAGTTCCTGGAGCCCTGAGCCCAGGTCCTGTGGTAAGTGGAGCCCGACCCCAGTACCCCACCACTATCCCTACCACTCCAGCCGTGTCACCCCAGGAAAGGCAGAGGGCAGCCCAACCGTAgtgggaggaaaagagggagtcTTAGTCCTAACATGGGCAGGCTTGGCTCTGCTACTTTTCAGCtccgtgaccttggacaaatccgTTAACCTCTTGGGGTctaggtttcctcatctgtaaagtggggacatcgtggggttgttgtgaggactcaACCCAAGTTAAAGGCTACATTCTGCTGGATCCTGCAGAAAATTACTGACACCCACTGGGTGCCTACTAGTCTAGGCCCTGCACAGGTTGTGGTCTGGTAAAGCACAGACCACCTGGGTCCCACCCCTGCTGGCTCAGCGGCTAACTTTCACCTTCTAGAGTTGGAGGGATGCACACCTGCTGGGGGTTTGGGCCCTGCTACAGGGGACCCGCAAGGCACACCCCTGGGACCAAAGGGAAGTGGGGGGTGTCCAGGCACCTTTGGCAAACCTCTGGGCGTTCTGGTGGTCCTTCAGCAGCACCTCCTCAGCGTCAGTCAGTCCCACCAGGGCAGCTGCGGCCAGCACCCCCGCCTGGCGCATCCCCCCACCCAGGGCTTTCCGGAGGCGCCAGGCTTCTTCAGTGAAGTCCTTGGGTCCCCCAACCAGGGCCCCCACTGGTGCGCCGAGGCCctgggggaagagaggagagtcctgcctgcctgcccatgGGTGTGCATCTCTGTCCTCGGGGCTCTGGAGGGGGCAAAAGGGACAGGGATGGGCGACACTGTGGCCTCATCAGGGGAGGGGGTTAGAGGGGCCCAGCGTGAGCGGCTGCCAACATAGGAGCTCGGGGACCCAGCTCGGCCTCTTGCGGTGGGCACCTCTACCCGCCCGTGTCGGGGGTGGCCCAGCGGCTTCCCTACCttggagaaacagagagacacagaATCGCAGTGCTCCACGATGCAGGCGGGGGGCACGCACAGAGCCACCGCGGCGTTCATCAGCCGGGCCCCATCCAGGTGAACCCGGACCCCATAGCTCCGGGCCAGCAGGTGCACCTGGGGGTGAGAGGCAGGAGGGGTCAGAgggccaggctggggggaggggcggagggaggATGGGTCTCCAGAAGATCACTGGAGGGTCACTGGGCTTGTGTCCTTGAGGAAGCATGAGGGGTTTGAGTCGGGAGAGCTGGTTGGTGACAAGCTTGACCATCTGGAACCCGAGCAGTCACTCTGGGCCTGAGCCTGAGGCTGTCCTCTGTGAAAGGGGGTCGATGATAAGGGTTTTATCTCCTGTTTATGGCGGGCTCACTGCGGGCCAAGCGATGAATGCCTCATCTTACCTAAGCCTCGCCACAGCCCTGTTGGAAGGATGCCCTCAGTCCCGTTTCCCAGGTGAGGAATAGGTCTGGAGGGTTAGTTAGCGCTCAAGTTCTCGCAGGGGAGAGCAGCAGAGCCCAGCCCTCGCACCCTGGCCCTAAGACCAGACCAAGGTGGTGCCGCTTGGGGACTCGCCTCCCTGAGGACTGGGTCTCTGCTCTTTGGAGGAAAGCTTGGGCACTGGGGCAATAATTCCCTTTGCATCTGTGCCTAGAACCGCACCCATGTCTCCCACAGCAGTTCTGGCCACTGATGGGCACCCAGGCAGGTATCAGAGGGGA
This window of the Balaenoptera ricei isolate mBalRic1 chromosome 20, mBalRic1.hap2, whole genome shotgun sequence genome carries:
- the LOC132355677 gene encoding uncharacterized protein LOC132355677 gives rise to the protein MLRRLARAAAQQQGALWARGSGSQAGIPTHVVDLRSDTVTKPGPAMRRAMAEAVVGDDDYGEDPTVRELQATAAELLGVERTLFVPTNTMANLISVMCHCQRRGSQLLLGQECHLHVYEQGGVAQIAGVHSHPLPDLPHGTLDLAELERLVTRSLGSRYHPVCELICLENTHSSSGGRVLPIEYLRQVHLLARSYGVRVHLDGARLMNAAVALCVPPACIVEHCDSVSLCFSKGLGAPVGALVGGPKDFTEEAWRLRKALGGGMRQAGVLAAAALVGLTDAEEVLLKDHQNAQRFAKGLQELASPVCSVDLTTVETNMVMVRVDGLPPKELCQRLQTVSADEVAQTGRAVRVLLLPWTERSVRAVWHRDVSAQDTELALGKWAFVLRALGMG